One Caldilineales bacterium genomic region harbors:
- a CDS encoding tail fiber domain-containing protein codes for MQRKLAIFFLLSLAMVFIATAAAGQGSGPDGETEAQVALGTAFTYQGRLTDGGSAANGVYDFRFLLYDAANGSQVGNTVARNDIAVADGLFSVPLDFGNVFTGEARYLEVQVRPGSSSGAYTALTPRQALTPAPQALALPNVFTSGGNVGIGTTAPGYKLDVVGNRIRVRNVVGSGGKILDLRVDGNNVDVNATNADLFVYANGGNTIMQPTSGRVGIGTESPAFKLDVAGAAHASSFPTSSDARLKTNILPVTGVLDRLEAVRVVSFDWNRRYQAMGRATSHREIGVIAQDVEAVFPELVTTWGEDGYRAVDYGRMAALLIEATKELRAEQEGEIAALKAENADLEARIAALEAMVAQLAKQQDGGRP; via the coding sequence TTCATCGCCACCGCTGCGGCCGGGCAAGGCTCAGGCCCCGATGGCGAAACCGAGGCCCAGGTCGCTCTGGGCACGGCCTTCACCTACCAGGGGCGCCTGACCGACGGCGGCAGCGCGGCCAACGGCGTCTATGATTTCCGTTTTCTGCTCTACGACGCCGCCAACGGCAGCCAGGTGGGCAACACCGTCGCTCGCAACGACATTGCCGTGGCCGATGGCCTGTTCTCGGTCCCGCTTGATTTCGGCAATGTCTTCACCGGCGAGGCGCGCTACCTGGAAGTGCAGGTGCGGCCGGGCAGCAGCAGCGGCGCCTACACCGCCCTCACGCCGCGGCAGGCGCTGACGCCCGCCCCACAGGCGCTGGCCCTGCCCAACGTCTTCACCAGCGGCGGCAACGTCGGCATCGGCACCACCGCGCCCGGCTACAAGTTGGATGTGGTCGGCAACCGCATCCGTGTGCGCAATGTGGTGGGCAGCGGCGGCAAGATCCTCGACCTGCGCGTGGATGGCAACAACGTCGACGTCAACGCCACCAACGCCGACCTCTTTGTCTATGCCAACGGCGGCAATACGATCATGCAGCCTACATCGGGGCGGGTGGGGATTGGCACCGAAAGCCCGGCCTTCAAGCTCGATGTGGCCGGCGCGGCCCATGCCTCCAGCTTTCCCACCTCGTCCGACGCCCGTCTCAAGACCAACATCCTCCCCGTGACGGGCGTGCTGGATCGGTTGGAGGCGGTGCGGGTGGTCTCGTTCGATTGGAATCGGCGCTATCAGGCCATGGGGCGGGCTACAAGCCATCGCGAGATCGGCGTCATCGCCCAGGATGTCGAGGCCGTCTTCCCCGAATTGGTGACAACCTGGGGCGAGGATGGCTATCGGGCGGTGGACTATGGCCGCATGGCAGCCCTCTTGATCGAGGCCACGAAAGAACTGCGGGCCGAGCAGGAGGGCGAGATCGCCGCTCTGAAGGCCGAGAACGCCGACTTGGAAGCTCGCATTGCCGCGCTGGAAGCGATGGTGGCCCAACTGGCGAAGCAGCAAGATGGAGGCCGGCCATGA